A genomic stretch from Pseudomonas mendocina includes:
- a CDS encoding penicillin-binding protein activator — translation MIARLRPLSIFCFAGLLAACSSSPSSSLGELPRTPQASVDQLLQQAANSPAEQANPLRLSAADTAFKQNDFSRAYSILDQVSLDGLKPAQQIFASTLRAELELKRNKPQAALRALAHPSLERLGELPVEQQVRTQQARANALQADGRSLAAAKERVFIAPLLNGAAASDNHNTIWALVSSLPLAQLEPTGDADLDGWLSLAKGFKSSGTLELQQAAINSWVAANPQHPAAVNLPKALVDLKKISAQQINQIALLLPQEGQLASVARALRDGFMAAHFQAQQAGQNPPEIRLYDSARIGSMDNFYNQAKADGVQLVVGPLEKNLVSQLNSREQLPITTLALNYSENAHEGPAQLFQFGLAAEDEAREVSRRAWSDGMRRAVALVPSGDWGNRVLAAFRQDWEAKGGTLIAAEHVDQPVELARQIADLFQLRESEARGQALQETLGKTVAATPARRNDIDFIFLAATPQQAQQIKPTLAFQYAGDVPVYATSHLYSGVYNQSQYMDMNGIQFCETPWLLNVNDPLRQQAASQWPQATGSLGRLYAMGADAYRLAPRLGQLKALPETQLQGLTGNLSLGQGQRIERQLPWAEFRDGQVQALPERLN, via the coding sequence ATGATCGCACGCCTGCGCCCACTTTCCATTTTCTGCTTTGCAGGCCTGCTGGCTGCCTGCTCCAGCTCACCATCATCCAGCCTGGGAGAGCTTCCGCGCACACCTCAGGCCAGCGTTGACCAACTGCTGCAACAAGCTGCAAACAGCCCAGCTGAACAAGCCAACCCGTTGCGACTATCTGCTGCAGACACTGCATTCAAACAAAATGATTTCAGTCGCGCGTACAGCATCCTTGACCAAGTCTCGCTCGACGGCCTCAAGCCTGCGCAACAGATTTTCGCGAGTACCCTGCGTGCTGAACTGGAACTAAAGCGCAACAAACCACAAGCGGCACTGCGAGCACTCGCACATCCTAGCCTCGAGCGCCTGGGCGAACTCCCCGTTGAGCAGCAAGTTCGCACCCAACAAGCCCGCGCCAATGCTCTTCAGGCTGATGGACGCAGCCTGGCAGCCGCTAAAGAACGCGTTTTTATCGCTCCTCTGCTTAACGGCGCTGCGGCAAGCGATAACCACAACACTATTTGGGCACTCGTTTCCAGCCTGCCATTGGCGCAACTAGAGCCGACAGGTGACGCTGACTTGGATGGCTGGCTGTCATTAGCCAAAGGCTTTAAAAGCAGTGGCACACTTGAGCTGCAACAAGCTGCAATTAACAGCTGGGTCGCAGCCAACCCACAGCATCCAGCTGCAGTCAATTTGCCTAAAGCGTTGGTTGATTTGAAAAAAATCTCAGCCCAGCAAATTAACCAAATCGCATTGCTGCTTCCTCAGGAAGGTCAATTGGCCAGCGTAGCCCGCGCCCTGCGCGATGGTTTTATGGCGGCTCATTTTCAAGCCCAACAGGCCGGGCAGAACCCGCCTGAAATCCGCCTCTACGATAGCGCCCGCATCGGCTCGATGGATAACTTCTACAACCAAGCCAAGGCAGATGGCGTACAACTGGTTGTAGGCCCATTGGAGAAGAATCTCGTCAGCCAGCTCAACAGCCGCGAACAACTGCCTATTACCACCCTCGCACTGAATTACAGCGAGAACGCCCACGAAGGGCCAGCGCAACTGTTCCAGTTTGGCCTCGCAGCTGAAGATGAAGCACGCGAAGTGTCGCGCCGCGCTTGGTCCGACGGCATGCGCCGTGCCGTTGCTTTGGTTCCGAGTGGCGACTGGGGCAACCGAGTTCTGGCCGCATTTCGCCAAGACTGGGAGGCCAAAGGAGGCACCCTGATTGCAGCTGAGCACGTAGATCAGCCGGTAGAACTGGCTCGCCAGATTGCCGACCTGTTCCAATTACGGGAAAGCGAAGCCCGTGGTCAGGCCTTGCAAGAAACCCTTGGCAAGACCGTGGCCGCCACGCCTGCACGGCGCAACGACATTGACTTTATCTTCCTCGCTGCAACCCCTCAGCAGGCCCAACAAATCAAGCCTACCCTAGCCTTTCAGTACGCTGGTGACGTTCCCGTATATGCCACTTCACACCTGTACAGCGGCGTCTACAACCAGTCCCAGTACATGGACATGAATGGCATTCAGTTCTGCGAGACCCCATGGCTGCTTAACGTAAACGACCCGTTGCGCCAACAAGCCGCCAGCCAATGGCCACAAGCCACCGGCAGCCTTGGCCGCCTGTATGCGATGGGCGCCGATGCGTACCGCCTAGCACCACGCCTGGGCCAACTTAAAGCACTGCCTGAGACCCAGCTACAGGGTCTGACTGGCAACCTCAGCCTGGGCCAAGGCCAGCGCATTGAGCGCCAACTGCCATGGGCTGAGTTCCGTGACGGACAAGTACAGGCACTGCCAGAGCGCCTCAACTGA
- a CDS encoding YraN family protein, with translation MIDTRASGAAAEALARQHLEQQGLRLVAQNWRCRLGELDLVMLHADTVVFVEVRYRRHRAWGGAAESVDARKREKLCRAAQQFLLQESRWAKHPCRFDVIAVNADSHTPARLDWIQNAFDT, from the coding sequence ATGATCGACACCCGAGCAAGCGGCGCTGCTGCCGAGGCCCTGGCCAGGCAGCATTTAGAACAGCAAGGTCTGCGCTTAGTGGCGCAAAACTGGCGCTGCCGCCTCGGGGAACTCGATCTGGTCATGCTTCACGCCGATACAGTAGTATTTGTTGAAGTTCGCTATCGACGCCATAGAGCATGGGGTGGCGCAGCAGAGAGCGTAGACGCGCGAAAACGTGAGAAACTCTGCAGAGCCGCCCAGCAGTTTCTGTTGCAAGAATCCCGCTGGGCTAAACATCCATGCCGATTTGATGTGATTGCCGTCAACGCTGACAGCCACACCCCTGCGCGACTGGACTGGATTCAAAACGCTTTTGATACCTGA
- a CDS encoding phosphoheptose isomerase, translating into MDMQARIRQLFQASIETKMQAMEVLIPYIEQGSNVMVQALLSEGKILSCGNGGSAGDAQHFSSELLNRFERERPSLPAIALTTDSSTITSIANDYSYNEVFSKQIRALGQPGDVLLAISTSGNSANVIQAIQAAHDREMTVVALTGRDGGGMASLLLPEDVEIRVPAKVTARIQEVHLLAIHCLCDLIDNQLFGSEE; encoded by the coding sequence ATGGACATGCAAGCCCGTATCCGCCAACTTTTCCAAGCCAGCATCGAAACCAAAATGCAGGCCATGGAAGTGCTCATCCCATACATCGAGCAAGGCAGCAATGTAATGGTTCAGGCGCTGCTCAGTGAGGGCAAGATCCTTTCCTGTGGCAATGGCGGCTCCGCAGGCGATGCCCAGCATTTTTCCTCGGAACTGCTTAACCGCTTCGAGCGTGAACGCCCCAGCCTGCCCGCCATAGCGCTGACCACAGACAGCTCAACGATCACCTCGATCGCCAATGACTACAGCTACAACGAAGTGTTCTCCAAGCAGATTCGCGCCTTGGGACAACCTGGCGATGTACTGCTGGCCATTTCAACCAGCGGCAACTCGGCCAACGTCATTCAAGCCATTCAGGCTGCACACGACCGTGAGATGACTGTCGTTGCCCTTACCGGACGCGATGGCGGCGGCATGGCCTCCCTGCTGCTGCCAGAGGACGTTGAAATTCGCGTCCCTGCAAAAGTGACCGCGCGCATTCAGGAAGTCCACCTGCTGGCGATTCACTGCTTGTGCGACCTCATTGATAACCAATTGTTCGGGAGTGAAGAATGA
- a CDS encoding BON domain-containing protein: MTRSPLIIAALSLTLALAGCGNRSIGNKIDDQFIAPEVSSRVSEAHKDLTSPTSHIVVTSYNGVVLLAGQTPRSDLKGIAEQAASRVNNVRKVHNELQVMNPTSLLARSNDSLLTSRIKTQMLADSNVPGSRIKVVTENGIVYLLGLVSQVEANQAVRVVQSVSGVQKVVKLFEYTN, from the coding sequence ATGACCCGCTCACCTCTGATCATTGCTGCACTGAGCCTAACCCTGGCACTGGCAGGCTGCGGCAACCGCAGTATCGGCAATAAGATTGACGACCAATTTATCGCTCCCGAGGTGAGTTCCAGAGTCTCAGAAGCTCACAAGGACCTGACCAGCCCCACCTCACACATCGTTGTCACCAGCTACAACGGCGTTGTACTCCTAGCAGGCCAGACACCACGCAGCGACCTCAAGGGCATTGCCGAGCAAGCCGCAAGCCGCGTTAATAATGTGCGCAAGGTTCATAACGAACTCCAGGTTATGAACCCCACCTCACTGCTCGCACGCAGCAATGACTCATTGCTGACCAGCCGTATCAAAACCCAAATGCTGGCCGACAGTAACGTCCCTGGCTCACGCATCAAGGTCGTTACAGAGAATGGCATTGTCTACCTACTGGGCCTCGTATCTCAGGTAGAAGCCAACCAAGCCGTTCGAGTCGTACAAAGCGTTTCAGGCGTGCAAAAAGTAGTGAAGCTGTTTGAATACACCAACTGA
- a CDS encoding ClpXP protease specificity-enhancing factor has protein sequence MKSSRPYLVRALYEWIVDNDCTPHLLVNSDFEGVSVPAGFAKDGQIVLNISPNAVRHLHMDNEAISFEGRFSGVPQSLYIPSAAVLAIYARENGQGMVFDAEPPVLDDDEDDIDPPDNEPPRPTGRPSLKVVK, from the coding sequence ATGAAGTCGAGTCGTCCTTATCTGGTACGTGCTCTGTATGAGTGGATTGTCGACAATGACTGCACACCTCATTTATTGGTGAACTCTGACTTTGAAGGGGTCAGTGTTCCCGCTGGCTTTGCTAAAGATGGCCAGATTGTCCTGAATATTTCTCCGAACGCAGTCCGCCATCTGCATATGGATAATGAGGCAATCAGTTTTGAAGGGCGTTTTTCTGGCGTTCCTCAGAGTCTGTACATACCATCGGCAGCTGTTTTGGCGATTTATGCTCGAGAGAACGGGCAGGGCATGGTGTTTGATGCCGAGCCACCGGTTTTGGATGATGACGAAGATGATATTGATCCGCCGGATAATGAGCCGCCACGTCCGACGGGCCGGCCAAGTCTGAAAGTGGTCAAATAA
- a CDS encoding glutathione S-transferase N-terminal domain-containing protein has translation MAVTNRLACYSDPTDHYSHRVRIVLAEKGVAAEVISVDKNRYPAKLLEVNPYASLPTLVDRDLALYESTVVMEYLDERYPHPPLLPVYPVARGNSRLLIHRIQRDWCVLVDQILDARSKDAARAQARKELRESLTGVSPLFADKAFFLSDEMSLVDCCLLPILWRLPVLGIELPRQAKPLLDYMERQFAREAFQASLSPAEREMR, from the coding sequence ATGGCCGTGACCAACCGGTTGGCCTGTTACTCAGATCCCACCGATCATTATTCCCATCGTGTGCGTATCGTTTTGGCAGAAAAAGGCGTTGCCGCTGAAGTTATTAGCGTCGACAAGAACCGTTATCCTGCCAAGCTGTTAGAAGTTAATCCCTATGCCAGTCTGCCAACGCTAGTTGATCGTGATCTTGCGTTGTATGAGTCGACGGTGGTGATGGAGTATCTGGATGAGCGTTATCCACATCCACCACTACTGCCGGTATATCCTGTTGCACGCGGCAATAGCCGACTGCTGATTCATCGCATTCAGCGCGATTGGTGTGTCCTGGTGGATCAGATTCTTGATGCGCGGTCTAAAGATGCGGCGCGAGCGCAAGCGCGTAAGGAATTGCGTGAGAGTCTGACAGGTGTATCGCCGTTGTTTGCCGATAAGGCTTTTTTTCTGAGTGACGAAATGAGCCTTGTTGATTGCTGTTTGCTGCCTATTTTGTGGCGTTTGCCTGTTTTGGGTATTGAGCTACCGAGGCAGGCTAAGCCATTGCTGGATTATATGGAGCGCCAGTTTGCCCGTGAGGCATTTCAGGCAAGTCTTTCGCCTGCTGAGCGTGAAATGCGTTAA
- a CDS encoding cytochrome c1 has protein sequence MKKLFAAFVIAALPAFAMGAASTYPLDKVDIDLTDKAAMQDGARTFANYCMGCHSAQYQRYERVADDLGIPHEIMLKNIAFTGAKIGDHMKIGMRPSDAKVWFGAAPPDLTLVARVRGTDWLYTYLRTFYEDPARPLGANNKVFPNVGMPNVLVGLQGRQYIGCKQVQVVEDGKKQFDPLTGTPITHEACDQLTVEATPGSLSTEEFDEKIQNLVTFLAYSANPVKLESQRIGTYVLLYLAFFFVFAYLLKREYWKDVH, from the coding sequence ATGAAAAAGCTATTTGCTGCATTTGTTATCGCTGCACTGCCAGCCTTTGCGATGGGTGCTGCTAGCACCTACCCGCTGGATAAGGTTGATATCGACCTGACCGATAAGGCAGCTATGCAAGATGGTGCTCGTACCTTTGCCAACTACTGCATGGGTTGCCACTCTGCGCAGTACCAGCGTTATGAGCGTGTTGCTGATGACCTGGGTATTCCGCACGAAATCATGCTCAAAAACATTGCGTTCACTGGTGCCAAAATCGGTGATCACATGAAGATCGGTATGCGTCCGAGTGATGCCAAGGTTTGGTTTGGTGCTGCGCCGCCCGATCTGACGCTGGTTGCCCGTGTACGTGGTACTGACTGGCTCTACACCTATCTGCGTACCTTCTATGAAGACCCAGCTCGCCCGCTGGGTGCTAACAACAAGGTGTTCCCGAACGTGGGTATGCCTAACGTGTTGGTCGGCCTGCAGGGTCGTCAGTACATCGGTTGTAAGCAGGTTCAGGTCGTAGAGGATGGCAAGAAGCAGTTTGATCCTCTGACTGGTACGCCGATTACTCATGAGGCGTGCGATCAGTTGACGGTCGAAGCGACTCCAGGCTCTCTGAGTACTGAGGAGTTTGACGAGAAGATCCAGAATCTGGTGACCTTCCTCGCTTACTCTGCTAACCCGGTTAAGCTGGAAAGCCAGCGTATCGGTACCTACGTTCTGCTGTATCTGGCGTTCTTCTTTGTGTTCGCCTATCTGCTCAAGCGTGAGTACTGGAAGGACGTTCATTAA
- a CDS encoding cytochrome bc complex cytochrome b subunit, translated as MSKFMEWVDARFPATKMWEDHLSKYYAPKNFNFFYFFGSLALLVLVNQIVTGVWLTMSFTPSAEEAFASVEYIMRDVEYGWILRYMHSTGASAFFVVVYLHMFRGLLYGSYQKPRELVWIFGMLIYLMLMAEAFMGYLLPWGQMSYWGAQVIISLFGAIPVIGDDLTQWIRGDYLISGITLNRFFALHVVALPIVILGLVVLHILALHEVGSNNPDGIEIKKNKDANGIPLDGIPFHPYYTVKDIVGVVVFLFVFCFVIFFFPEMGGYFLEKPNFEAANPFKTPEHIAPVWYFTPFYAILRAVPDKLLGVIAMGAAIAVLFVLPWLDRSPVKSMRYKGWLSKVWLLIFCVSFVILGVLGVLAPTPGRTLLSQVCTFLYFAYFILMPFYTKIEKTKPVPERVTG; from the coding sequence ATGAGTAAATTCATGGAATGGGTTGATGCGCGCTTTCCCGCGACCAAAATGTGGGAAGACCATCTCTCCAAGTACTATGCCCCGAAGAACTTCAACTTCTTCTACTTCTTTGGTTCTCTGGCACTGCTCGTTCTGGTAAACCAGATCGTCACCGGTGTTTGGCTGACCATGAGCTTCACCCCTTCGGCTGAAGAAGCATTTGCTTCGGTCGAATACATCATGCGAGACGTTGAGTACGGTTGGATTCTGCGCTACATGCACTCCACCGGTGCTTCGGCATTCTTCGTTGTCGTATACCTGCACATGTTCCGCGGTCTGCTCTATGGCTCCTACCAGAAGCCGCGTGAGCTGGTGTGGATCTTCGGTATGCTGATCTATCTGATGCTGATGGCTGAAGCCTTCATGGGCTACCTGCTGCCATGGGGTCAGATGTCCTACTGGGGTGCTCAGGTAATTATTTCCCTGTTCGGTGCCATTCCAGTCATTGGTGATGACCTGACTCAGTGGATCCGTGGTGACTACCTGATCTCCGGCATTACCCTGAACCGCTTCTTTGCGTTGCACGTTGTTGCTCTGCCTATCGTGATTCTGGGTCTGGTTGTTCTGCACATCCTGGCTCTGCATGAAGTTGGCTCGAACAACCCAGACGGCATTGAGATCAAGAAGAACAAGGATGCGAACGGTATTCCGCTGGACGGCATTCCATTCCACCCGTACTACACCGTTAAAGACATCGTTGGCGTAGTGGTGTTCCTCTTTGTGTTCTGCTTCGTGATTTTCTTCTTCCCGGAAATGGGTGGTTATTTCCTCGAGAAGCCTAACTTCGAAGCGGCTAACCCGTTCAAAACGCCTGAGCACATCGCTCCGGTTTGGTACTTCACCCCGTTCTACGCAATCCTGCGCGCTGTTCCGGATAAGCTGCTGGGTGTAATTGCCATGGGTGCAGCAATTGCTGTCCTGTTCGTGTTGCCATGGCTGGATCGTAGCCCGGTTAAATCCATGCGCTACAAAGGCTGGCTGAGCAAGGTCTGGTTGCTGATCTTCTGTGTGTCTTTCGTGATTCTGGGTGTGTTGGGCGTTCTGGCGCCGACTCCGGGTCGTACGCTGCTGTCTCAGGTATGTACCTTCCTGTACTTCGCGTACTTCATCCTGATGCCGTTCTACACCAAAATCGAGAAGACCAAACCCGTTCCGGAAAGGGTGACTGGCTGA
- the petA gene encoding ubiquinol-cytochrome c reductase iron-sulfur subunit — MSNDGVNAGRRRFLVAATSVVGAAGAVGAAVPFVGSWFPSAKAKAAGAPVKVNVSKVEPGQQMVAEWRGQPVFVVRRTEEILGNLVKIEGQLADFESKASVQPTYVDPKTRSIKPEILLLVGLCTHLGCAPSFRPEVAPADLGADWVGGYFCPCHGSRYDLAGRVYKAQPAPLNLPVPPHMYESDDVIVIGVDQEQA, encoded by the coding sequence ATGAGCAATGACGGCGTGAATGCAGGCCGGCGTCGCTTTCTGGTAGCGGCCACCTCCGTGGTGGGTGCTGCAGGAGCGGTGGGTGCCGCGGTCCCGTTCGTAGGGTCCTGGTTCCCGAGCGCCAAGGCTAAAGCTGCTGGGGCACCCGTTAAGGTGAACGTCAGCAAGGTTGAGCCAGGCCAGCAGATGGTTGCTGAGTGGCGTGGGCAACCGGTGTTTGTTGTGCGCCGTACCGAGGAAATCCTCGGTAATCTGGTGAAGATCGAAGGGCAGTTGGCGGACTTTGAATCCAAAGCTTCCGTTCAACCGACTTATGTCGATCCGAAAACCCGTTCGATCAAGCCGGAAATCCTGCTGCTCGTTGGTTTGTGTACTCACCTGGGTTGTGCGCCATCTTTCCGTCCGGAAGTGGCTCCTGCTGATCTGGGTGCCGATTGGGTTGGTGGCTATTTCTGCCCATGCCATGGTTCGCGTTATGACCTCGCAGGTCGTGTTTATAAGGCCCAGCCTGCGCCGTTGAACCTGCCAGTGCCGCCGCACATGTATGAGAGTGACGATGTAATCGTCATCGGTGTGGATCAGGAGCAAGCATGA
- the rpsI gene encoding 30S ribosomal protein S9 encodes MSATQNYGTGRRKTATARVFLRAGTGKISINNRSLDNFFGRETARMVVRQPLELVEMTEKFDIYVTVIGGGVSGQAGAIRHGITRALMDYDEGLRPALRKAGYVTRDAREVERKKVGLRKARKRPQYSKR; translated from the coding sequence ATGTCGGCGACTCAAAATTACGGCACTGGCCGTCGCAAGACTGCAACCGCTCGCGTATTCCTGCGTGCTGGTACTGGCAAAATCTCCATCAACAATCGCTCTCTCGACAATTTCTTCGGTCGTGAAACTGCCCGCATGGTAGTTCGTCAGCCGCTGGAACTGGTTGAGATGACCGAGAAGTTCGATATCTACGTTACCGTTATCGGTGGCGGTGTAAGTGGTCAAGCTGGCGCAATCCGCCACGGTATCACTCGCGCTCTGATGGACTACGACGAAGGTCTGCGTCCTGCTCTGCGTAAAGCAGGCTACGTGACTCGCGACGCTCGTGAAGTTGAACGTAAGAAGGTTGGTCTGCGTAAAGCGCGTAAGCGTCCGCAGTACTCCAAGCGTTAA
- the rplM gene encoding 50S ribosomal protein L13, with protein sequence MKTFTAKPETVKRDWYVVDAAGQTLGRLATEIASRLRGKHKPEYTPHVDTGDYIVVINAEQVRVTGAKTSDKMYYSHSGFPGGIKSISFEKLIDKAPERVIETAVKGMLPKNPLGRDMYRKLKVYAGAAHPHTAQQPQELKF encoded by the coding sequence ATGAAAACTTTTACTGCTAAACCGGAAACAGTTAAGCGCGACTGGTATGTCGTCGACGCTGCAGGTCAGACCCTGGGTCGTCTGGCTACCGAGATTGCAAGCCGTCTGCGTGGCAAGCACAAGCCTGAGTACACCCCTCACGTTGATACTGGCGACTACATCGTTGTCATCAACGCTGAGCAGGTTCGCGTTACTGGTGCAAAAACCTCCGACAAGATGTACTACTCCCACTCCGGTTTCCCGGGCGGCATCAAGTCCATCAGCTTTGAAAAGCTGATCGACAAAGCTCCTGAGCGCGTGATCGAGACCGCGGTTAAAGGCATGCTGCCGAAGAACCCGCTGGGTCGCGACATGTATCGTAAGCTGAAAGTCTATGCGGGTGCTGCTCATCCTCATACTGCTCAGCAGCCCCAAGAACTGAAGTTTTAA
- a CDS encoding NADP(H)-dependent aldo-keto reductase: MDYRQLGRTGINVSSLCLGTMTWGQQNTPSEGIAQIERAKAYGINFIDTAEMYPVPPRPETYGRTEEIIGEYFQKHGDRADWILASKVAGPGNSISHIRDGNLKHNREHIVAALDASLKRLKTDWIDLYQLHWPERPTNYFGQLGYSHTPSEFTPLEEVLEVLNDQVKAGKIRHIGLSNETPWGTMKFLQLAEQFGWPRAASIQNPYNLLNRSFEVGLAEVAIREQCGLLAYSPLAFGMLSGKYSNGARPENGRITLFSRFTRYTNPESEAACERYVALAREHNLDPAQMALAFVTAQPFVTSNIIGATSLEQLESNLTSSELKLSDEVLASIEAIHRSQPNPAP, from the coding sequence ATGGATTACCGCCAGCTGGGTCGCACCGGTATCAATGTTAGCAGCCTGTGCCTGGGCACCATGACCTGGGGTCAGCAAAACACGCCCAGTGAAGGGATCGCCCAGATTGAACGGGCTAAAGCCTACGGCATCAACTTTATTGATACTGCTGAGATGTATCCGGTCCCTCCGCGCCCTGAAACCTATGGCCGGACCGAAGAGATCATCGGTGAGTACTTTCAAAAGCACGGTGATCGTGCGGATTGGATCCTAGCCAGCAAAGTGGCAGGGCCTGGCAACTCGATTTCGCATATTCGTGACGGCAATCTTAAGCACAACCGCGAGCACATCGTTGCTGCGCTTGATGCCAGCCTTAAACGCCTGAAAACCGATTGGATCGATCTTTACCAGCTGCATTGGCCAGAGCGCCCGACCAACTACTTCGGTCAGTTAGGCTACAGCCACACCCCCTCAGAATTCACGCCTCTGGAAGAAGTACTTGAGGTACTCAATGACCAAGTTAAAGCGGGCAAAATTCGTCATATCGGCCTGTCTAACGAGACCCCTTGGGGCACAATGAAGTTTCTGCAATTGGCAGAGCAGTTCGGCTGGCCACGAGCCGCTTCGATTCAAAACCCTTACAACCTGCTTAATCGCTCGTTCGAAGTAGGCCTGGCTGAGGTAGCCATTCGCGAGCAGTGCGGCTTACTGGCCTACTCTCCCCTCGCCTTCGGCATGCTTTCGGGCAAGTATTCAAATGGCGCTCGCCCTGAGAATGGACGGATTACTCTGTTCAGCCGCTTTACCCGCTACACCAATCCTGAGTCCGAGGCAGCCTGCGAGCGCTATGTCGCGCTGGCACGGGAGCACAACCTTGATCCGGCACAGATGGCCTTGGCATTTGTGACCGCCCAACCCTTCGTGACCAGCAATATCATTGGTGCAACCAGCCTGGAGCAACTGGAAAGTAACCTGACCAGCAGTGAGCTGAAACTCAGCGACGAGGTGTTGGCAAGTATTGAAGCCATTCACCGCTCACAGCCCAACCCAGCCCCCTGA
- a CDS encoding acyl-CoA dehydrogenase family protein, producing the protein MIPRTIFSSEHEQFRDSVRKFLEQEAVPHHHQWEKDGHIDRELWRKAGEAGMLCSHIPEEYGGMSADFLYSTVVIEEVARLGLTGIGFSLHSDIVAPYILHYGSEAQKQHYLPKLVSGEMVSAIAMTEPGAGSDLQGVKTTAVLDGDEYVINGSKTFITNGWLADLVIVVAKTDPKAGAKGTSLFLVEAGTPGFSKGKRLEKVGMKAQDTSELFFQDVRVPKENLLGQAGMGFAYLMQELPQERLTVGIGAIASAEAGLKWTLDYTRERKAFGKSVADFQNTRFKLAEIATEVQVGRVFVDRCLELHLQRKLDVPTAAMLKYWGTDLQCKVLDECVQLHGGYGYMWEYPIARAWADARVQRIYAGTNEIMKEIIARSL; encoded by the coding sequence ATGATTCCAAGAACAATATTCAGCTCCGAACACGAACAGTTTCGCGACAGCGTCCGTAAATTTCTCGAGCAAGAAGCTGTGCCGCATCACCACCAGTGGGAGAAGGATGGACACATTGATCGTGAATTGTGGAGGAAGGCCGGCGAGGCTGGGATGCTCTGCTCCCACATCCCCGAAGAGTACGGTGGTATGTCGGCAGATTTTCTCTACAGCACGGTTGTTATTGAGGAGGTGGCACGGCTTGGTTTGACAGGGATTGGTTTCTCCCTGCACTCCGATATCGTGGCTCCTTACATCCTGCATTACGGTAGCGAGGCGCAGAAGCAGCACTACCTACCCAAGCTGGTTAGCGGTGAGATGGTTTCAGCTATCGCGATGACTGAGCCGGGTGCAGGGTCTGATCTGCAGGGCGTTAAAACCACTGCAGTTTTGGATGGTGACGAGTACGTCATCAATGGTTCCAAGACCTTTATCACCAATGGCTGGTTGGCTGATTTGGTCATTGTTGTGGCCAAGACCGACCCTAAAGCCGGTGCCAAGGGCACCAGTCTTTTCCTCGTAGAGGCTGGGACGCCGGGCTTTTCCAAAGGTAAGCGCCTGGAAAAGGTCGGCATGAAGGCACAGGACACTTCAGAGCTGTTCTTCCAAGATGTCCGCGTCCCCAAAGAAAACTTGCTCGGGCAAGCTGGGATGGGCTTTGCCTATCTGATGCAGGAGCTGCCGCAGGAGCGCCTGACCGTCGGTATCGGTGCAATCGCCTCTGCTGAGGCCGGGTTGAAATGGACGCTGGACTACACCCGTGAGCGCAAAGCGTTCGGTAAATCAGTGGCTGACTTCCAAAATACCCGTTTCAAATTGGCCGAAATCGCTACCGAAGTGCAGGTGGGGAGGGTGTTTGTAGATCGCTGCCTTGAATTGCACTTACAACGCAAACTCGATGTGCCAACTGCTGCAATGCTTAAGTACTGGGGAACCGATCTGCAATGCAAGGTGCTGGATGAATGCGTCCAGTTGCATGGCGGCTATGGCTATATGTGGGAGTACCCAATTGCCAGGGCTTGGGCTGATGCGCGGGTGCAGCGTATTTATGCAGGCACCAACGAGATCATGAAAGAGATCATTGCTCGCTCACTGTAA